From Halorussus lipolyticus:
AGGCGTTCAGGCCCATCTTGTCCCAGACCGTCGTGACCTCGAAGCCGTCGTCCTCGTCGGGGTCCACGATGAACGTCGAGATGCCGTCGTAGCCCGCCTCGGGGTCCGTGACGGCCTTCACGAGGACCGACCCGGCCACGTTGGCGTTAGTGATGAACTGCTTGGTCCCGTTCAGGACCCACTCGTCGCCGTCCTTCTCGGCCATCGTGTCCATGTCGCTGGCGTCCGACCCGCTACCGGGTTCGGTCAGCGCCCACGAACCGAGATACTCGCCCTCCGCCAGCGGGCGAAGCCAGCGTTCCTTCTGTTCGTCGGTGCCGAACAGTTCGATGGGCTTGGAGGCCAGCGAGACGTGCGCCGCGAACGAGAGGCCGACCGACCCCGAGACCCGACCGAGTTCCTCGGTCACGAGGGCGTACATCAACTGGTCGCCGCCCAGTCCGCCGTACTCCTCGCTGACGGGGACGCCCATCATGTCGAGGTCCGCGAGTTGGTCGAAGATTTCCTCGGGGAAGCGGTGTTCGCTCTCGATTTCTTGAGCGATTGGTTCTATCTCCTCGTCGCAGAACCGGCGCACTTCGTCCCGAATCATCTGATGCTCGTCGGGAAGGCTGAAATCCATACGCAATTTTTGCGCGAGTGGTAGTATAAAGTCTCCGAACCCCGAAGACCAGCGTCGGTTTGGGTATCGTCGCAGTAGGGAACGTAGGAAAGAATCACAAGTTCCTACAGATTTTATTTATGGTTTTAGCGTGTGTATTTGTTGCTTAGAGCGACAGACCGGCTACTCCCAGACCCGCGTCCGAACGATGTCGAAACGCTGTTGTCGGTCTCTGGCGTACCGACGTGGCGTGAACGGTCGCACGCCGCCCAGAGTTCTCCTCGCAGTCGTCGCCCTCGGGTTGCTGGTTTCGCTCGCTGTCGGGTTCGTCATCGCCGGCCAGTCGCCCAACCAGCGATACGACCAGTCCGCCGACCTTCTGCCCGAGGAGCGCGAGCAGGTCGTCGGCGACCGGCGAGGAGTCACGGTCGTCACGGTCCAGAAGGGAGACATGCGAGGACTCTCGGGTGAACTCGTCGCGGTCCGGCCGAACGGGAGCGTCCTCTACCACACCGACCGGTACAGTTCCTACTGGGACGTGGACCCGAGTCCGACGGGCGACCGGACAGTCACCTACATCGCCACGAAGTGGCTCAACG
This genomic window contains:
- a CDS encoding acyl-CoA dehydrogenase family protein, yielding MDFSLPDEHQMIRDEVRRFCDEEIEPIAQEIESEHRFPEEIFDQLADLDMMGVPVSEEYGGLGGDQLMYALVTEELGRVSGSVGLSFAAHVSLASKPIELFGTDEQKERWLRPLAEGEYLGSWALTEPGSGSDASDMDTMAEKDGDEWVLNGTKQFITNANVAGSVLVKAVTDPEAGYDGISTFIVDPDEDDGFEVTTVWDKMGLNASPTCEIKLDNVRLPEDRLLGEEGEGWNQTKKTLDGGRISIAALSTGLAQGAYEAAKEYSKEREQFGKPISKFDAIRNKVVSMDRKIERARLLTHKAAWKYDQGESVSHESALAKLDASEAAREVSEEAIQTLGGYGYTEDFAPQRFFRDAKLMEIGEGTSEIQHLVIGRELGL